CGACCTCCCGCAGGTCGGTGTCGGGGTCGAGGGCGGCGACGCGGTCGACGTACGCCGCCTCGGGGGCGGTCGGGCCGGCGAGCGCGCGGACCACCCCGCCGACGCGGCGCAGCGCGGGGGCGGACTGCAGCACCGACAGGCTGCCCGCGGTGAGCCCCTGGTCGGGGCCGCGGGTGGTGTGGGCGGTCACCATCCGGACCCGGGCCAGCGGGAGGGCGAGGGCGTCGGCCGCCACCTGGGCGAGCGCGGTGAGGATGCCCTGCCCGAGCTCGACCTTGCCGACGTGGACCTCGACCTGCCCGTCCGCGACGGAGATCCAGGTGCCCAGTCGGGGATTGGCCTCGACGTGGGCCGGCACCGTGCTCATCCGGGATCTCCCGCGGCCAGCACGGCCTCGACGATCCGCCGGTGGGTGCCACAGCGGCAGAGGTTGCGGTCGAGCGCCTCGGCGACCCGCGCGGCGTCGGCGTCGGGCTCCTCGTCGAGCAGCGCCGCGGCCCGGACCACGATGCCCGAGAGGCAGAAGCCGCACTGGGCGGCCTGCCGCTCGAGGATCGACCGCTGCACCGGGTGGGAGCCGTCGCCGGCGAGCCCCTCGACCGTCGTGACCGCCTGGCCCTCGACCTGCCACACCGGCGTCTGGCACGACGGCACCACCGCGGTGCCGCCGTCGCCGTCGAGGCGTACGAAGCACGCCCCGCACAGACCCTGCCCGCAGCCGAACCGGGTCCCGACCAGGCCCAGCTCGTCGCGCAGGGCGGTGAGCAACGGGGTGTCCCCGTCGCTGGTCAGGGTGACGGCGACGCCGTTGACGGTCACCTCGGTCATGGCCCGGCGAACACCTCCGGGTGCTGGGCGAGCTCGATCCGGGTCCGCCGGATGTGGCCGCCGAGGTAGCGCTCCGCGTCCTGCACGTCCCGGCGGACCACGGCGTCGAGGATCAGCCGGTGCTCGCTGTTGACGACCCACATCCGGTTGCGCCCGCCGAGCGCGACGTAGGTCCGACGGTAGTGCTGGGTGGAGTTCCACAGCCGGGCCACGTTGGTCATGAGCGGGTCGATGTCACAGCCGGAGTAGGTGAGCATGTGGAACTCGCGGTCGAGGTCGAGGAACTTCTCGAGGTCGTCGTTGTCCTCGATCCGCTGCTGCACCTCCTCGAGCCGCTCGTGGTCCGCGGCGTTGAGCCGGGGCAGGCTCTCGACCAGCGCCAGCGGCTCCAGGCGCTCCCGCATCTGGTAGATCACGTCGACCTCGTGCTGGGAGAGCCGCGGGACCCGAGCGCCCTTGTGGGCCTCGTGCTCGGTGAGGCCCTCCGCCTCGAGCATCCGCAGCGCCTCGCGCACCGGCAGCCGGCTGGCCCCGAGCCGCTCGGCGACCTCCTCCTGGCGGATCCGGTCGCCGGGGCGGAGCTCCCCACCCAGGATCGCCTCCCGGAGGTACGCCGCCACCCGCGTGCTGCCGATGCCGCTGCTGGTCTCGCTCATGGCACCGGATTCTCGTCGCTCGCGGGGCGGGCGCGCTCGCGGTCCCACCGCTTGCCACCGGGGGCAGAGACCAGCTCGAGCTGCATCCCCCACGGGGCGAAGAAGTAGATCCACCGGTTTCCCTCGGCCGGACCGCTGCTGGCGGTGGGGCCGTCGAGCACGCGGACGCCGTGGTCGCGCAGGTGGGCGACGGCCACGTCGAGGTCGTCGACGTACAGCGCGAGGTGGTGGCCGCCGACGTCGCTGTTGCGCGGCCGGACGGTGCGCTGGTCGGGGGAGGAGTAGTGGAAGACCTCGAGGAGGGTCTGGTCGCCGCAGCGAAACCAGCGGTTCTCGACCATCACGGCGTCGGGGTGGACGTCGAGGTGGGTGGTCATCCAGTCGTCCCCCTCGTCCGGGTGGGAGAACGGTCCGAGGGAGTAGAGGTACTCGCAGCCGAGGACCTCGACCAGGAAGCGGTGCGCCTCCGCGAGGTCGGGGACGGTGAAGCCCACGTGGTCCAGCCGTCGCAACCCGGGCAGGCCCATGCGTACCCCTTCTGGATCCGAAATGACTGGTCGCACCAGCAAAGCACGCGTGCTCGTGCGATGTCCATCACCTCCGAGGGTAGCGATTGGATCCAATCGTGTGTCACAGTGGCCAGACCCGGGCGCCCCGCACCGCAGGAGGACGCATGCCTCAGCACCACCCGCTCCAGCCCGCCGCACCCTGGGTGGAGATGGTCGCGACCGACGCCGACTGGGACGTCGCCGACCCCGGGCTGCTGCGCACGATCTACGCCCAGCTGGTGTGGATCCGGGCCTTCGAGCAGTACGTCCTCGAGCTCGCCGGCGCCGGGCTGGTCCACGGGCCGGCCCACTCGAGCATCGGGCAGGAGGGCGGCGCGGTGGGCTCGGTGCTGGCGCTCACCAGCGAGGACTCCGTCAACGGCTCCCACCGGGGCCACCACCAGTTCCTCGCCAAGGCGCTCCACCACGTCGAGCCCAAGGGCATGGACCCGCTCGCGCCGCCGTCGCCGGAGGCCCGCGACGTGCTGCTCCGGACGCTCGCCGAGATCTGCGGGCTGGACCGCGGGTGGAGCCACGGCCGGGGCGGGTCGATGCACCTGCAGTGGAAGGAGGCCGGGGCGATGGGCACCAACGCCATCGTCGGCGGCGGGGTGCCGCAGGCGGCCGGCTTCGCCTTCGCCCACCAGCGGTCCGGGACCGACGCGGTGGCGGTCACCTACTTCGGGGACGGCGCCGCCAACATCGGCTCGACCCTGGAGTCGATGAACCTCGCCGGCGCCTGGTCGCTGCCGGTCTGCTTCTTCGTCGAGAACAACCAGTACGCCGTCTCCACCTCGGTCGCCGAGGCGACCGCCGACCCGCGGCTGTCGGGGCGCGGCGCCGGCTTCGGCCTGGCCTCGTGGCGCGTCGACGGGATGGACCCGCTGGCCGTGCACCTCGCGATGACCGAGGCGGTGGAGCACATGCGGCGCGGCCGCGGCGCCACGGTCGTCGAGGTCGACACCTACCGCTTCTTCCACCAGAACGGCGGCTTCGCGGGCAGTGCCTTCGGCTACCGCGACAAGGCCGAGGAGCAGGCCTGGCGCGAGCGCGACCCGCTGGTGACCACCGCGGCCCAGCTGCAGCGGCTGGGGCTGATGACGCCTGAGGAGACCGAGCGAGCGGCCGCGCAGGCGCGCGAGGTGATGGAGCAGGTCGGCTCCGAGCTGCTCGAGCCCGTCCCCGGGGGCAAGCCCGGCCAGCGTCGGATCAAGGAGCAGGAGTGGCCCGACCCGACGTGGGTCGACGTCGGCGTTCGCGGCGACCTGGGCGAGTTCGACGACGCCCCCGTGGTCGCGCCCGACGGCTTCGCGGTCGACGTCGAGGAGACCCGCTTCATCGACGCCGTCGCCGCGGTGATGGGTCGCCGCATGGAGACCGACCCGGGTGTGGTCGTCATGGGCGAGGACGTCCACCGCCTCAACGGCGGCACCAACGGCGCCACCCGCGGCCTGGCCGACCGCTTCCCGGGGCGGGTGCTCGGCACCCCGATCAGCGAGAACGCCTTCACCGGGCTCGCCTGCGGCGTGGCCCTCGACGGCCGCTTCACCCCGGTCGTGGAGTTCATGTACGCCGACTTCATGTGGGTCGCGGCCGACCAGCTCTTCAACCAGGTGGCCAAGGCCCGCCACATGTACGGCGGCGAGAACGGCGTGCCCCTGGTGCTGCGCAGCAAGGTCGCGATGGGCACCGGCTACGGCTCCCAGCACTCGATGGATCCGGCGGGGATCCTCGCCACCTCGGCGGGCTGGCGGATCGTCGCGCCGTCCACGCCCTACGACTACGTCGGGCTGATGAACTCCGCCCTGCGCTGCCAGGACCCCGTGGTGGTGCTCGAGCACGTCGACCTCTACACCTCGACCGGTCCCGGACCCGTCGACGACCTCGACTACTGCCTGCCCGTCGGCAAGGCGGCCGTGCGCCGAGCGGGCACGGACGTCACGATCCTGACCTACCTCGGGATGGTGCCGTACGTCCTCGAGGCGGTCGAGGAGTTCGGGCAGGTGGACGCCGAGGTGATCGACCTGCGCTGGCTCGACCGGGCCAGCATCGACTGGGACACCATCGAGGCATCCCTCACCAGGACCAACCAGCTGCTGATCGCCGAGCAGGGTGCGGTCGGCACGTCGTACGGCGGCTGGCTGGCCGACGAGATCCACCGCCGGTTCTTCGACCTGCTCGACGCGCCCGTCCGCCGGGTGACCGGGGCCGAGGCCTCGCCCAGCATCAGCAGAGTGCTGGAGCGCGCGGCCATCGCCCAGAAGGACGAGGTCATCGCCGAGCTCGCCGAGATCGCGAGGTACTGAGGTGCCGCGCGTGATGCGGATGCCCGGCGTCTCGGCGGACGCCACGGCCGCGGTGCTCGCGGAGTGGCTGGTCGCCGAGGACGCCGAGTTCGCCGCCGCCGAGGCCCTGGCCACCGTCGAGACCGACAAGGCGCTGGTCGACGTCGAGGCCGACGCCGCCGGCGTGGTGCTCAAGACGCTGGTCCCGCCCGGGGCGCAGGTCGACGTCGGCGCGCCGATCGCCGTCCTGGGCAGCCCCGGCGAGCAGGTCGACGACCTCGACGCCCTCCTGAGGGAGCTGGGCGTCGCCGAAGCCTCCGCCCCCGTCGTCCCGGACCGCCGGGACGTCCCAGACACCGACCCGGGCTCGGGGTCCCCCGTACCCGAGCCCGGGCCGGTCACCACCCCCACCCCCACGCCCGACCAGACACCTGCGCCGGTGCCGCCGGCGCCGAACGGGCGGGTGTTCGCGAGCCCGCTGGCGCGGAAGATGGCGCGCGAGGCCGGCATCCCGGTGGAGGAGATCGACGGCACCGGGCCCCGCCATCGCGTGCTGAGACGCGACGTCGAGGCTGCGATCGCCCACCGCTCGGCCTCGCCGCCGGAGACGGCCGCGCCGCTCCGGCCCGACGTGGGAGGGGCGTACGAGGAGGTGCCGCACACCCGGGCCCGTCGGCTGACCGCCGACCGACTGGTGGCGAGCAAGCAGCAGGCACCCCACTTCTACCTCCGGACGACCGTCCGCGCCGAGCGGCTCCTCGCCCTGCGCGAGGAGCTCAACGACGGCGCCGAGGTCCGGGTCTCGGTCAACGACCTGGTGGTGAGGGCCGTCGCCGTGGCCCACCGCAGGGTGCCCGAGCTCAACGTGACCTGGACGTCCGAGGCGGTCCGCGTGCACCGGGCGGCCGACGTGGCCGTCGCCGTCGCGACGGAGCACGGCCTGCTGACCCCGGTCGTGCGTGACGTCGGCAGCCTGCCGATCACGACGCTCGCCGCAGTGGTGCGCGACCTCGCCGACCGGGCGCGGCAGCGCCGGCTGAAGCAGGCCGAGCTCGAGGGCGGCTCGATCACGGTCACCAACCTGGGCATGTACGGCGTCGAGGAGTTCGCCGCCATCATCAACCCGCCCCACGCCGCGATCCTCGCGGTGGGTGCGGTCCGCGAGGAGCCGGTCGTCGAGGACGGCGCCGTGGTCGCGGGGAAGGTCATGACGCTGACCCTCTCGGTCGACCACCGGCCGGTCGACGGTGTCGTGGCGGCACGCTGGCTGGCGGTGCTCACGGAGCTTCTGGAGCGGCCGGTGCGGCTGCTCGCCTGAGCCCGGAGCCGTCCGGCTCGGGGCAGTCCTGCGAGAGGGAGACACCATGGAGATCACCAGGAGGTCCGTGCTGGGCGGGGCGGCTGCGGCCGGCGCGCTCGGGACGGCCACGGGGGTGGCCGCGCCGGCGACGGCAGGCCGGGGGCAGCGCCGCGACCACCGCCACCGCGAGTTCGTCGTCACCGGCGCCCACGTCATCTCCATGGACCCGACGATCGGCGACCTGCCCGACGGGGACGTGCACGTTCGCAACGGCGAGATCGTCGCGGTGGGCCGGGGGCTGAAGGTCCGCGCTCCCAAGGTCGACGGCCGCGGCATGATCGCGATGCCGGGCCTCGTCGACACCCACTGGCACCTGTGGACCACCCTCTACCGGTCGATGTCGAGCTCCTCGCCGGAGACGGCGTACTTCGCGCTCAACGTGCGCAACGGCGTGCGCTGCCTCCCCTCCGACCTCTTCCACGGCACCCGGCTCGGGCTGGTCGACGCCCTCAACACCGGCATCACCACGGTCCACGACTGGGCCCACAACCTGCGCTCGCCCGAGCACGCGGACGGCAACCTGCAGGCGCACGAGGAGATCGGGCTGCGCGGCCGCTTCTCCTACGGCACCCCGCAGGGCTACCCGCTGACGCAGATCATCGACCTCGCCGACATCGCCCGGGTCCAGGACGAGTGGTTCGCGTCCGGCAGGCTGCCCCTGATGCACCTCGGGCTCGCGGGCCGACCGCCCGGACTCGCGCCGGAGTCGGTCTTCCGTCCCGAGTACGACGCCGCACGCGAGCTCGGCATCCCGGTCAGCTACCACGCCAACTCGACCCGCGCCCAGGGCGCGCTCGGGATGATCCGGCAGCTCGGCGAGCAGTCGATGCTCACCCCGGACACCCAGCTGATCCACGCGCTCTACACCACCGAGGCCGAGCGGGCGCTGGTCCGCGAGACCGGTGCCTCGGTCAGCATCAGCCCCTGGTCCGAGCTCCTCATCGGGTACGGCGTCACGCCGGTGCCCGAGATGGAGGCGAGCGGCTTGCTGCTGACCCTGTCGGTGGACACCCTCCCGCTCACGGGGTCGGCCGACCTCTGGTCCGTGCTCAGGCTGACGACCGGCCTGCACCGCGGCATCGCCGAGCAGGAGCTGTCGATCAGCACCCGCCGGGTCCTGGAGATGGCGACCGTCGACGCCGCCCGCAGCCTCGGGCTCGGCGACGTCGTTGGCTCGCTCACGCCGGGCAAGCGGGCCGACCTGATCCTGGTCCGGGAGCACGACATCGGCACCGCGCCGGTGACCGACGTCCCCAACACGCTCGCACTCGCGACCGGGGCGGAGAACGTGGACACCGTGATCGTCGACGGACGGATCCGCAAGCGCGGCGGGCGGCTCGTCGACATCGACGAGGAGCAGGTCGTCCGCGAGACCGAGCAGGCGCTGGCGGCCCTCCTGGCGCGCTGACCCGACAATCGATTCCGGCGCTAGACTCTGGCCGTGGCACGGCGTGGTGACAGCGACAGTCTGGCCCTCGAGGTCTACGAGCAGCTGCGCGCCGACATCCTCGAGCAGCAGGTGCAGCCGGGCGAGCGCCTCAAGCAGCTCGAGATCGGCCGCCGGCTGGGGGTCAGCGCCGGGGTGATGCGCGAGGCGCTTGGCCTGCTCTCCACCCAGGGTCTGGTGCGGCTCGAGCGCAACCGCGGCTACTGCGTGACGCCCCTGTCCGAGCAGTCCTTCGCCGAGGTCGTCGAGGCCCGGGGCCTGGTCGAGGGGATCACGCTGAGGCTCTCGGTGAGTCGTGGCGACCTCGACTGGGAGTCCGACGTGGTGGCCGCCCACCACCGGCTGGCCCGCGAGCCCCGGCAGTCCGCGGAGCAGCCCGACCGCCGCAACCCGGAGTGGGCGAGGGCCCACTCCGCCTTCCACCGGGCGTTGCTCCAGGCCTGTGGCAACTCCCTGATGCTGGAGGTGTGCGAGCGGTTCTGGGACTCCGCGGAGCTGCACCGCCTCTGGGTCGCCGACCCGGAGGAGTCGGAGCGCGACGTGGCCGGTGAGCACCGGGCGCTCCTGGACGCGGCGCTGGACCGCGACGCCGTCCGGGCAGAGCGGTTGCTCGAGGAGCACATGGCGATGCCCGAGGGCTTCTCGTGGGTCGGGCGCACCCTGGGCTGACCCGGAGGAGAAGAATCATTTCTCCTGTCGGTAAACGACTCTTGTGAGCCGCGTCACTCTGGGCCTAGGATCGCCACAATCGATTGCGGCGCCCTGGTGCGCCCACCTGGGAGGCCCAGCATGAGCGAGACCGTGGACTTCGTGATCGCGGGAGGCGGGCACAACAGCCTGATCACCGCCACCTACCTGGCCCGGGCCGGTTACGAGTGCCTGGTGCTCGACGCCCGCAGCATCCCCGGGGGAGGTGCGGCCAGCGAGGAGCTCCTCGGCCCGGGCTACAGCTTCGACAGCTGCTCGACCGGCCACACGCTCATCCAGGCCAACCCGCTGCTCGCCGACGACGAGCTGGGCCTGCTGTCCGACTACGGGCTGACGTACGACATGCCGGACCCGATCGCCCACGTCGTGCTGCCGGACGGCAGCTCGTTCACGAGCTGGCTCGACCTCGACCGGACCGTGGAGCAGTTCGCCCGGCACTCGCGCGCGGACGCCGAGACGTACCGCCGCATGATCACCGACTACGGCGAGATCTCCGGGCTGCTCCGGGACGCCAACTTCACCCCGCCCGGCTACGGCACCCCTCTCCCCGCCGCGCTCGAGGCGCACCCGCGGGCCGGGCGCTGGCTGCGCCGCCGGATGATGACCGCCGCCGACGTCATCGACCGGGAGTTCGAGAGCCGCCACGTCAAGGCGTACCTGGCCTGGCAGGCCTTCCAGACCGCGCAGCCCATCGACGCCGGGGGCACCGGGATGCTCGCGATCTCCATCCAGGCCGGCCGCCAGAAGCGCAGCTGGACGATCCCGCGCGGCGGGTCCGGCTCGCTCACGGCCGCCCTCGTCCGAGCCTTCGAGGACCTCGGTGGGGTGGTCGTCTGCGACACCACCGTGACCGAGCTGGTGCTCGAGGGCGACCGGTGCGTCGGGGTGCGCACGGCCTCGGGCGAGGTCTACCGCGCCCGCGAGGGCGTGGTCTCCACCATCCACGTGAAGCACCTCACCGAGATGGCGCCCACCGAGGCGTGGGACGACGACTGGCTCTACGGGATCTCGACCTACGACCTGGGTCTCTCGGCGTTCGCGGTCTACCTGGCCACCGACGCGGCCCCGGTGTTCGAGACCGAGGACGCCTCGCAGTCGGCCGTCTCGGCCGGCACCGTGGGCTGGCTCGAGGACGTCGTCCAGTACGGCCGCGACCTCAAGGACGGCAAGTTCGTCACCGGCGTGCCCTGGCTGCTGGTGGCGACCCCCACGCTGGTGGACCCCTCCCGGGCGCCCGAGGGGCACCACACCGTGAAGCTGTTGAGCATGCAGCGGCCCGACCCCGACGACGGCCGTCCGTGGGAGGAGGTGAAGGAGGAGCACGCGCAACGACAGTTGGCGCACGTACGCCGGCTGGTGCCCAACCTCGCCGAGGAGCACGTGCTCTCCCGGCTGGTGAAGAGCCCGCGCGACATCGAGAAGGGCAACCCCCACATGGTCGACGGCTCCTTCCACGGCGGCGAGCGCGGCATCGCCCAGATCGGTGCGCTGCGCCCCGCGCCCCGCTGGGGGCAGCACCGGACGCCGATCCGCGGGCTCTACCAGACAGGAGCCACGACGCACCCCGGCGGCTCGATCACCGGTGCCCCGGGCCGCAACGCGGCCCAAGTCATCCTCGACGACCGCGGGTCGAAGCTGGCCGACGTCGTCGCGGCACGAGCGGGAGCGTGATCCGATGACCGACGCACGCGTCGCCGCCGCGCTCGAGCACTGGGCGCCCAGGTTCATCCAGAACGGGGTCGACTACAACGACTTCGTCGCGACCACCGCCCGGGTCTCGTCGTGGGAGGACTGGCTCCCCGAGTGGAGCAGGACCGCCGCGGTGCACGAGCGCGAGGCGCAGGAGTGCGAGGCGCGCGACCGGTCCCTGAGCGCCGGCCACGCCTGGCTCCGGGCGGCGGTGTGCCACCACTTCGGGAAGTTCGTGTGGATGGTGGACAGGGACCTCGCCGCCGCGGCGGGCGACCGCGCGGTCGCCGCGATGTACCACGCCCACGCCCACCTCGACCCGACCGCCGAGCGGGTCGCCGTCCCCCTGGACGGAGAGCAGGTCGTGGCGAACCTGCGACGGCCTCCCGGGGTGCCGCGGCCGCCGCTCGTCGTGCTGGTGCCGGGGCTCGACTCCACCAAGGAGGAGTTCTTCTGGCTCGAGCAGTCCTTCCTCGACCGCGGCATGGCGACGGTGTCGCTCGACGGTCCCGGGCAGGGGGAGACGGCTGCCCTGCTGCCGGCGCGCCACGACTACGAGGTCGCGGTGTCGGCGCTGCTCGACGTGCTCGCCGGCCGCGACGACCTCGACCTCGCCCGCACGGGTCTCTACGGCGTGAGCCTCGGCGGGTACTACGCCCCGCGCGTGACGGCGCACGAGCCGCGGGTCCGGGCCATGGTGGCCATGGCCGGCCCCTACCGCTGGGGTGACCTGTGGGACTCGTTGCCACCGATGACCCGGGAGACGTGGACGGTGAAGTCGCACGCGACCTCCTCCGGGGAGGCGCGTGACCGGGCGGCCCTGCTCGACCTCACCGGGGTGTGCGAGCGGATCGACGTCCCGGCGCTCTACGTCACGGGCAAGCTCGACCGGCTCGTGCCGTGGGAGCAGACGCGGCAGCAGTCCGAGGCCACCGCCGGCTCGGAGCTGCTCGCCTACGACGACGGCAACCACGGCTGCTCGAACCTCTCGGCCGCGGTGCGGCCGATGATGGCGGACTGGATGCGCGAGCGGCTGGCGGCCCTTCCCCACTGAAGGGCTCGATCCACAACCGTTTGCATCAATCGGGGAGCGGTCAGCGTCAAATCGGTCACGCCCCCTTGACACGGTGTGGGCCGCATCACAACACTGAGGATGCCGCAATCGATTGCGGCTTCACCGAGGAGGAAGTATGGCGAAGATCTTCCGGCGCCGCGGCCTGGTGGCCACGGCCCTGACGGGTGTGTTGGCCGTCGGCCTCGCCGCGTGCGGCGGCGATGACGGCGGCAGCGGCGGCGGCGAGGACGGACCGATCCGGATCGGGACCTCGTTGCCCCTGACCGGCGAGTTCTCCCAGCCGGGACTGGCGGCCCAGCAGGGCTACGAGGTCTGGCAGGAGATGATCAACGCCGAAGGCGGCCTGCTCGGCCGCGACGTGGAGCTCGTCGTCAAGGACGACGCCTCCAACCAGAACACGATCGTGGCCGACTACAACGCGCTGATCAGCCAGGAAGAGGTGGACCTCCTCCTCGGGACCTTCTCCTCGCTGCTCAACCTGCCCGCGTCGGCCGTGGCCGAGAAGAACCAGATGCTCTACGTCGAGCCGGCGGGCGGCTCCCCGGAGATGTTCAGCCGGGGCTTCAAGTACCTCTTCTTCACCCAGCAGGCGACGGCAGACCTGCAGGGCAAGCTGTTCGCCGAGTACCTCGCCGGGCTCCCCGAGGGCGAGAAGCCCGAGACGGCCGCGTACCCCAGCATCGACGACCCGTTCGCCCTGCCGGCCGTCGAGGGCATGCGCGAGATCATGGAGGCCG
This genomic interval from Nocardioides euryhalodurans contains the following:
- a CDS encoding (2Fe-2S)-binding protein: MTEVTVNGVAVTLTSDGDTPLLTALRDELGLVGTRFGCGQGLCGACFVRLDGDGGTAVVPSCQTPVWQVEGQAVTTVEGLAGDGSHPVQRSILERQAAQCGFCLSGIVVRAAALLDEEPDADAARVAEALDRNLCRCGTHRRIVEAVLAAGDPG
- a CDS encoding GntR family transcriptional regulator; protein product: MSETSSGIGSTRVAAYLREAILGGELRPGDRIRQEEVAERLGASRLPVREALRMLEAEGLTEHEAHKGARVPRLSQHEVDVIYQMRERLEPLALVESLPRLNAADHERLEEVQQRIEDNDDLEKFLDLDREFHMLTYSGCDIDPLMTNVARLWNSTQHYRRTYVALGGRNRMWVVNSEHRLILDAVVRRDVQDAERYLGGHIRRTRIELAQHPEVFAGP
- a CDS encoding VOC family protein — translated: MGLPGLRRLDHVGFTVPDLAEAHRFLVEVLGCEYLYSLGPFSHPDEGDDWMTTHLDVHPDAVMVENRWFRCGDQTLLEVFHYSSPDQRTVRPRNSDVGGHHLALYVDDLDVAVAHLRDHGVRVLDGPTASSGPAEGNRWIYFFAPWGMQLELVSAPGGKRWDRERARPASDENPVP
- a CDS encoding alpha-ketoacid dehydrogenase subunit alpha/beta, whose translation is MPQHHPLQPAAPWVEMVATDADWDVADPGLLRTIYAQLVWIRAFEQYVLELAGAGLVHGPAHSSIGQEGGAVGSVLALTSEDSVNGSHRGHHQFLAKALHHVEPKGMDPLAPPSPEARDVLLRTLAEICGLDRGWSHGRGGSMHLQWKEAGAMGTNAIVGGGVPQAAGFAFAHQRSGTDAVAVTYFGDGAANIGSTLESMNLAGAWSLPVCFFVENNQYAVSTSVAEATADPRLSGRGAGFGLASWRVDGMDPLAVHLAMTEAVEHMRRGRGATVVEVDTYRFFHQNGGFAGSAFGYRDKAEEQAWRERDPLVTTAAQLQRLGLMTPEETERAAAQAREVMEQVGSELLEPVPGGKPGQRRIKEQEWPDPTWVDVGVRGDLGEFDDAPVVAPDGFAVDVEETRFIDAVAAVMGRRMETDPGVVVMGEDVHRLNGGTNGATRGLADRFPGRVLGTPISENAFTGLACGVALDGRFTPVVEFMYADFMWVAADQLFNQVAKARHMYGGENGVPLVLRSKVAMGTGYGSQHSMDPAGILATSAGWRIVAPSTPYDYVGLMNSALRCQDPVVVLEHVDLYTSTGPGPVDDLDYCLPVGKAAVRRAGTDVTILTYLGMVPYVLEAVEEFGQVDAEVIDLRWLDRASIDWDTIEASLTRTNQLLIAEQGAVGTSYGGWLADEIHRRFFDLLDAPVRRVTGAEASPSISRVLERAAIAQKDEVIAELAEIARY
- a CDS encoding dihydrolipoamide acetyltransferase family protein, which translates into the protein MRMPGVSADATAAVLAEWLVAEDAEFAAAEALATVETDKALVDVEADAAGVVLKTLVPPGAQVDVGAPIAVLGSPGEQVDDLDALLRELGVAEASAPVVPDRRDVPDTDPGSGSPVPEPGPVTTPTPTPDQTPAPVPPAPNGRVFASPLARKMAREAGIPVEEIDGTGPRHRVLRRDVEAAIAHRSASPPETAAPLRPDVGGAYEEVPHTRARRLTADRLVASKQQAPHFYLRTTVRAERLLALREELNDGAEVRVSVNDLVVRAVAVAHRRVPELNVTWTSEAVRVHRAADVAVAVATEHGLLTPVVRDVGSLPITTLAAVVRDLADRARQRRLKQAELEGGSITVTNLGMYGVEEFAAIINPPHAAILAVGAVREEPVVEDGAVVAGKVMTLTLSVDHRPVDGVVAARWLAVLTELLERPVRLLA
- a CDS encoding amidohydrolase family protein; amino-acid sequence: MEITRRSVLGGAAAAGALGTATGVAAPATAGRGQRRDHRHREFVVTGAHVISMDPTIGDLPDGDVHVRNGEIVAVGRGLKVRAPKVDGRGMIAMPGLVDTHWHLWTTLYRSMSSSSPETAYFALNVRNGVRCLPSDLFHGTRLGLVDALNTGITTVHDWAHNLRSPEHADGNLQAHEEIGLRGRFSYGTPQGYPLTQIIDLADIARVQDEWFASGRLPLMHLGLAGRPPGLAPESVFRPEYDAARELGIPVSYHANSTRAQGALGMIRQLGEQSMLTPDTQLIHALYTTEAERALVRETGASVSISPWSELLIGYGVTPVPEMEASGLLLTLSVDTLPLTGSADLWSVLRLTTGLHRGIAEQELSISTRRVLEMATVDAARSLGLGDVVGSLTPGKRADLILVREHDIGTAPVTDVPNTLALATGAENVDTVIVDGRIRKRGGRLVDIDEEQVVRETEQALAALLAR
- a CDS encoding GntR family transcriptional regulator — protein: MARRGDSDSLALEVYEQLRADILEQQVQPGERLKQLEIGRRLGVSAGVMREALGLLSTQGLVRLERNRGYCVTPLSEQSFAEVVEARGLVEGITLRLSVSRGDLDWESDVVAAHHRLAREPRQSAEQPDRRNPEWARAHSAFHRALLQACGNSLMLEVCERFWDSAELHRLWVADPEESERDVAGEHRALLDAALDRDAVRAERLLEEHMAMPEGFSWVGRTLG
- a CDS encoding phytoene desaturase family protein; protein product: MSETVDFVIAGGGHNSLITATYLARAGYECLVLDARSIPGGGAASEELLGPGYSFDSCSTGHTLIQANPLLADDELGLLSDYGLTYDMPDPIAHVVLPDGSSFTSWLDLDRTVEQFARHSRADAETYRRMITDYGEISGLLRDANFTPPGYGTPLPAALEAHPRAGRWLRRRMMTAADVIDREFESRHVKAYLAWQAFQTAQPIDAGGTGMLAISIQAGRQKRSWTIPRGGSGSLTAALVRAFEDLGGVVVCDTTVTELVLEGDRCVGVRTASGEVYRAREGVVSTIHVKHLTEMAPTEAWDDDWLYGISTYDLGLSAFAVYLATDAAPVFETEDASQSAVSAGTVGWLEDVVQYGRDLKDGKFVTGVPWLLVATPTLVDPSRAPEGHHTVKLLSMQRPDPDDGRPWEEVKEEHAQRQLAHVRRLVPNLAEEHVLSRLVKSPRDIEKGNPHMVDGSFHGGERGIAQIGALRPAPRWGQHRTPIRGLYQTGATTHPGGSITGAPGRNAAQVILDDRGSKLADVVAARAGA
- a CDS encoding alpha/beta fold hydrolase — its product is MTDARVAAALEHWAPRFIQNGVDYNDFVATTARVSSWEDWLPEWSRTAAVHEREAQECEARDRSLSAGHAWLRAAVCHHFGKFVWMVDRDLAAAAGDRAVAAMYHAHAHLDPTAERVAVPLDGEQVVANLRRPPGVPRPPLVVLVPGLDSTKEEFFWLEQSFLDRGMATVSLDGPGQGETAALLPARHDYEVAVSALLDVLAGRDDLDLARTGLYGVSLGGYYAPRVTAHEPRVRAMVAMAGPYRWGDLWDSLPPMTRETWTVKSHATSSGEARDRAALLDLTGVCERIDVPALYVTGKLDRLVPWEQTRQQSEATAGSELLAYDDGNHGCSNLSAAVRPMMADWMRERLAALPH
- a CDS encoding amino acid ABC transporter substrate-binding protein, which translates into the protein MAKIFRRRGLVATALTGVLAVGLAACGGDDGGSGGGEDGPIRIGTSLPLTGEFSQPGLAAQQGYEVWQEMINAEGGLLGRDVELVVKDDASNQNTIVADYNALISQEEVDLLLGTFSSLLNLPASAVAEKNQMLYVEPAGGSPEMFSRGFKYLFFTQQATADLQGKLFAEYLAGLPEGEKPETAAYPSIDDPFALPAVEGMREIMEAGGIETVYTETYAIDTKNFDSIVTSMKSEDADVVVHGSVFEDGVGMVRAMLKADFKPQWLYQTTAPSLGEQYADAIGPENTEGILFGISHSPKANTPGNEEFVAKYEEMFGGEPPEDAADAFASGQVLAAAVEAVGDLEDQTAMADWLRENSVETILGDLSWNEDGSPTGEFLIGQWQGDSVEFVLPESIATTDTFIQGWQPGGTG